A portion of the bacterium genome contains these proteins:
- a CDS encoding lamin tail domain-containing protein — protein AVGSQQALTTIHSYGFCFQRLGTDEGTETASGGNGLTGHDETSENLTATWSVAADQDPTSTGTAPSAAPLVTAAETSPATPYDTLPVTVAATVLSPAGNAANAATLHWRTSAGWTETAAAAAGNVWSAQIPTLPSGTVVQWYVTAAGTAGGESALPHGAPLYARTYTVQHAPDPGDSPPHLLLTEVCVQGSDHEFIEIYNPTDETVELDDYYITDAVYTAQGYWLLPAGSPSSGTIGGGTFTDFQARFPAGATIEPGEALTLSLAGSDKFQTVWGAAPDFEIREDGASADAVPNMREVFPGSLQGDADESVWATLTNTAEIVVLYYWNGASNLVTDIDMFMWGSSTSARVDKTGVSVNGSTYAADTPVASQDQFMLAHEILGSFQRLDPGEGTETEIGGNGPLGNNETSENVSGTWTAADGTPGVYAVVELAVTAATLDPQHPQPGEAAEVTAAVTGTAAVTGVTLRYALDGGAFTDVACTDNGNGTWSGTIPAQADGVEVAWYVTAAGAGGATAVWPEGGAAAAPTYVVETIVPGYGLAKLLMTKICTLGTAAEFVEICNPNTFDVPLRNFYLTDAVYYESQAYWNLPNGTPSRATLGGGDFTDFLAKFPDDAMLAAGDTITVSIGGSQSFLSAWGVMPYYELFEDDDYEDSVADMREVFDGSINGTTVPTLTNLSDTGTYINGEIVALFFWDGVSDLVTDIDVFIWGEANAYSVVKTGITIGASTYAAEAGYPDPFMTEHASGEAYVRVDATEGTQLQSGSNGFEGADETSENLATTWAVQVVTPVAPPMPEGSGEVTLGVPAQTFLASRGETFRITFTASPGAETVLRILDLNGRLVRHLYDSRFDGDASIVPDTPSIRVWDGRNETYELARAGMYVVHLQVTDPRTGKRIEKTAPAVVSTRLSN, from the coding sequence CCGCGGTGGGTTCGCAGCAGGCGCTCACGACGATCCACAGCTACGGCTTCTGCTTCCAGCGGCTCGGCACCGACGAGGGGACCGAAACCGCTTCCGGCGGCAACGGCCTGACCGGGCACGACGAGACCAGCGAGAATCTCACGGCGACCTGGAGCGTGGCCGCCGACCAGGACCCGACCTCCACCGGGACCGCGCCGAGCGCGGCGCCGCTGGTCACCGCGGCCGAGACCTCGCCCGCGACGCCCTACGACACCCTGCCGGTGACCGTCGCGGCGACGGTCCTGTCCCCGGCCGGCAACGCGGCGAACGCGGCGACCCTGCACTGGCGCACGAGCGCCGGATGGACCGAGACGGCCGCCGCGGCCGCGGGCAACGTCTGGAGCGCCCAGATCCCGACCCTGCCGTCCGGCACGGTCGTGCAGTGGTACGTGACCGCCGCCGGGACCGCCGGCGGCGAGAGCGCGCTGCCCCACGGCGCGCCGCTCTACGCGCGCACCTACACCGTGCAGCACGCCCCCGATCCCGGCGACAGCCCGCCGCACCTGCTGCTGACCGAGGTCTGCGTGCAGGGCAGCGACCACGAGTTCATCGAGATCTACAACCCGACCGACGAGACCGTGGAACTGGACGACTACTACATCACCGACGCGGTCTACACCGCGCAGGGCTACTGGCTGCTGCCGGCGGGCAGCCCCTCCTCGGGGACCATCGGCGGCGGCACGTTCACCGACTTCCAGGCCCGGTTCCCCGCCGGGGCGACCATCGAGCCGGGCGAGGCGCTGACGCTGTCGCTGGCCGGCAGCGACAAGTTTCAGACGGTCTGGGGCGCGGCGCCCGACTTCGAGATCCGCGAGGACGGCGCCTCGGCGGACGCGGTCCCGAACATGCGCGAGGTGTTCCCCGGCAGCCTGCAGGGCGATGCCGATGAGAGCGTATGGGCGACGCTGACCAACACGGCCGAGATCGTCGTGCTCTACTACTGGAACGGCGCCAGCAACCTGGTCACCGACATCGACATGTTCATGTGGGGCTCGAGCACGAGCGCCCGCGTGGACAAGACCGGCGTCTCGGTCAACGGCTCGACCTACGCCGCGGACACGCCCGTGGCCTCGCAGGACCAGTTCATGCTCGCCCACGAGATCCTGGGCAGCTTCCAGCGGCTCGATCCGGGGGAGGGCACCGAGACCGAGATCGGCGGCAACGGCCCCCTGGGCAACAACGAGACCAGCGAGAACGTCAGCGGCACCTGGACCGCCGCCGACGGCACCCCCGGCGTCTACGCGGTGGTCGAATTGGCCGTCACGGCGGCGACCCTGGACCCGCAGCACCCCCAGCCGGGCGAGGCGGCCGAGGTGACCGCCGCGGTGACCGGCACCGCCGCGGTGACCGGCGTGACGCTGCGCTACGCCCTGGACGGCGGCGCGTTCACCGACGTCGCCTGCACCGACAACGGCAACGGCACCTGGAGCGGCACGATCCCCGCCCAGGCCGACGGCGTCGAGGTGGCCTGGTACGTGACGGCCGCCGGCGCGGGCGGCGCCACGGCGGTCTGGCCGGAGGGCGGCGCCGCCGCGGCCCCGACCTACGTCGTCGAGACGATCGTCCCCGGGTACGGACTGGCCAAGCTGCTGATGACGAAGATCTGCACCCTGGGCACCGCCGCGGAGTTCGTCGAGATCTGCAACCCCAACACGTTCGACGTGCCGTTGCGCAACTTCTACCTGACCGACGCGGTGTACTACGAGAGCCAGGCCTACTGGAACCTGCCGAACGGCACGCCGTCGCGCGCCACGCTCGGCGGCGGCGACTTCACCGACTTCCTGGCGAAGTTCCCCGACGACGCGATGCTGGCGGCCGGCGACACGATCACCGTCTCGATCGGCGGCAGCCAGAGCTTCCTCTCCGCCTGGGGCGTGATGCCCTACTACGAGCTGTTCGAGGACGACGACTACGAGGATTCCGTCGCCGACATGCGCGAGGTGTTCGACGGCAGCATCAACGGCACCACCGTGCCCACGCTGACCAACCTCTCGGATACCGGCACCTACATCAACGGCGAGATCGTGGCCCTGTTCTTCTGGGACGGCGTCAGCGACCTGGTGACCGACATCGACGTCTTCATCTGGGGCGAGGCCAACGCGTACTCGGTGGTCAAGACCGGCATCACCATCGGCGCCAGCACCTACGCCGCCGAGGCCGGCTACCCCGACCCGTTCATGACCGAGCACGCCAGCGGCGAGGCCTACGTCCGCGTCGACGCGACCGAAGGCACCCAGTTGCAGTCCGGCAGCAACGGCTTCGAGGGCGCCGACGAGACCAGCGAGAACCTGGCGACGACCTGGGCCGTCCAGGTCGTGACCCCGGTGGCGCCGCCGATGCCGGAGGGCTCCGGCGAGGTGACCCTCGGCGTGCCGGCGCAGACCTTCCTGGCGTCCCGCGGCGAGACCTTCCGCATCACCTTCACGGCGTCGCCCGGGGCGGAGACGGTCCTGCGCATCCTCGACCTGAACGGCCGCCTGGTGCGCCACCTCTACGACTCGCGCTTCGACGGCGACGCTTCGATCGTGCCCGACACGCCGTCGATCAGGGTGTGGGACGGGCGCAACGAGACCTACGAGCTGGCCCGGGCCGGGATGTACGTCGTCCACCTCCAGGTGACCGACCCCAGGACAGGCAAGAGGATCGAAAAGACCGCACCGGCCGTGGTGTCCACGCGCCTGAGCAACTAG
- a CDS encoding helix-hairpin-helix domain-containing protein, which yields MRNTIAAVWMAALMLAAVPAAQATSASAGKLDLNQATLEQIRGLPVSEELARAIVDYRTFVRYFGNVYDLMEVEGMTAADLAALKPLVMTLPPPAADAGMARLAASYEQVSGFLSQEGASEGLVDEYLDLIRDPVDINGLDLFDLMSFQNVSPVDAKAILRARQRLGAFADDRQLRRSDGLSYFAFRNIRDFVVYGDGGDPATADSKVHGSYQLRWYDTPYVLDDSDIAGAGGLTSADAITAGTLLTEGDAHLTQKLTLNLGDGFRAGVLTHRGLGEGSWRETMKGYYGVDDLRFGDLRLKRLYFGNYRVAFGQGLIMDNTDFMMSRKTGFGWNKRPIGVRGDLSRSAEFALTGLAAEASYGRLHGTMFLSWDRKDGILNPDGTVNQYIVMKPRPTDDWLEDHLGFEAGRSYAVGALKDTPTLLKRDAFREDIVGGNLKFMLDDASYVGVTAYEAKYDRAFDADPSTLVSYYSLVDRDLLEARDSELWSGYTSVEEDAAAGTRTEHKFRRVYGAEFQTVVDNVSLQGEYGVLQDPKAGWFHGNSPDALVLNAFAQWDDLNLLALYRDYDLGFDNPYNRAFSNDNRYEQTLLDSPFRLNDDLYSWLAVNTPQPKPEQGIFLSTRYRISRTLILNGLEYDQWQRKSDNADLQRYTVRLEYQPTFNLRFRLRHRFSSRSETNPDDVRWFRSWESRFEMIALLSNMNRLRFMYMTSNVMFPPRARLSGTPDGGTTPYEDDGIPGVGTAGMPAHAFQAMYEHRLSPGVSLSLSSEIYNGFVWNFEGNEFVVVDGRGFRNWASIESRVSDRLFFQIKATRDHNLPRTYLDVRAYQDAYGADIESSYAPRDWTTFRMQLDYTF from the coding sequence GTGAGGAACACGATCGCAGCGGTGTGGATGGCGGCGCTGATGCTGGCCGCCGTCCCCGCCGCGCAGGCCACGTCGGCGTCCGCCGGCAAGCTCGACCTCAACCAGGCCACGCTGGAGCAGATCCGTGGCCTGCCGGTGAGCGAGGAGCTGGCGCGGGCGATCGTCGACTACCGGACTTTCGTCCGGTACTTCGGGAACGTCTACGACCTCATGGAGGTCGAGGGCATGACGGCGGCCGACTTGGCCGCGCTCAAGCCCCTGGTGATGACCCTGCCGCCCCCGGCCGCGGACGCCGGCATGGCCCGCCTGGCCGCCTCCTACGAGCAGGTCAGCGGCTTCCTGAGCCAGGAGGGCGCGAGCGAGGGCCTGGTCGACGAGTACCTCGACCTGATCCGCGACCCCGTCGACATCAACGGCCTGGACCTGTTCGACCTGATGTCGTTCCAGAACGTGTCGCCGGTGGACGCGAAGGCGATCCTGCGCGCGCGGCAGCGCCTCGGCGCCTTCGCCGACGACCGCCAGCTGCGGCGCAGCGACGGCCTGAGCTACTTCGCCTTCCGCAACATCCGCGACTTCGTCGTCTACGGCGACGGCGGGGACCCGGCGACGGCGGACAGCAAGGTCCACGGCAGCTACCAGCTGCGCTGGTACGACACGCCCTACGTGCTCGACGACAGCGACATCGCGGGCGCGGGCGGCCTGACCTCCGCCGACGCGATCACGGCCGGCACGCTGCTGACCGAGGGCGACGCCCACCTGACCCAGAAGCTGACCCTCAACCTGGGCGACGGCTTCCGGGCCGGCGTGCTGACGCACCGCGGCCTGGGCGAGGGCTCCTGGCGCGAGACGATGAAGGGCTACTACGGCGTCGACGACCTACGCTTCGGCGACCTGCGGCTCAAGCGCCTGTATTTCGGCAACTACCGCGTCGCCTTCGGCCAGGGCCTGATCATGGACAACACGGACTTCATGATGAGCCGCAAGACCGGCTTCGGCTGGAACAAGCGGCCCATCGGCGTGCGCGGCGACCTCAGCCGCAGCGCCGAGTTCGCCCTGACCGGCCTGGCCGCCGAGGCCAGCTACGGCCGCCTGCACGGCACGATGTTCCTGTCCTGGGACCGCAAGGACGGCATCCTGAACCCGGACGGGACGGTCAACCAGTACATCGTGATGAAGCCGCGGCCGACCGACGACTGGCTGGAGGACCACCTGGGCTTCGAGGCCGGGCGCTCCTACGCCGTCGGCGCGCTCAAGGACACCCCGACGCTCCTGAAGCGCGACGCCTTCCGCGAGGACATCGTCGGCGGCAACCTGAAGTTCATGCTCGACGACGCCTCCTACGTCGGCGTGACGGCCTACGAGGCCAAGTACGACCGGGCCTTCGACGCCGACCCGTCCACCCTGGTCAGCTACTACAGCCTGGTGGACCGCGACCTGCTGGAGGCCCGCGACAGCGAGCTGTGGTCGGGCTACACCAGCGTCGAGGAGGACGCGGCGGCGGGCACGCGCACCGAGCACAAGTTCCGCCGCGTCTACGGCGCCGAGTTCCAGACGGTGGTCGACAACGTGTCGCTGCAGGGGGAGTACGGCGTCCTGCAGGACCCGAAGGCCGGCTGGTTCCACGGGAACAGCCCCGACGCCCTGGTCCTGAACGCCTTCGCCCAGTGGGACGATCTGAACCTGCTGGCGCTGTACCGCGACTATGACCTGGGCTTCGACAACCCCTACAACCGGGCCTTCTCCAACGACAACCGCTACGAGCAGACCCTGCTGGACTCGCCGTTCCGCCTGAACGACGACCTCTACTCCTGGCTGGCGGTCAACACGCCCCAGCCGAAGCCGGAGCAGGGGATCTTCCTGTCCACGCGCTACCGCATCAGCCGCACGCTGATCCTCAACGGCCTGGAGTACGACCAGTGGCAGCGCAAGTCCGACAACGCGGACCTGCAGCGCTACACGGTGCGCCTGGAGTACCAGCCCACCTTCAACCTGCGCTTCCGCCTGCGCCACCGCTTCAGCAGCCGCAGCGAGACCAACCCCGACGACGTGCGCTGGTTCCGCTCCTGGGAGTCGCGGTTCGAGATGATCGCGCTGCTGAGCAACATGAACCGCCTGCGCTTCATGTACATGACCAGCAACGTGATGTTCCCGCCGCGGGCCCGCCTCAGCGGCACCCCCGACGGGGGCACGACGCCCTACGAGGACGACGGCATCCCGGGCGTCGGCACCGCCGGCATGCCCGCCCACGCGTTCCAGGCGATGTACGAGCACCGCCTGTCGCCCGGCGTCTCGCTCAGCCTCAGCAGCGAGATCTACAACGGCTTCGTCTGGAACTTCGAGGGCAACGAGTTCGTGGTCGTCGACGGCCGCGGCTTCCGCAACTGGGCCAGCATCGAGAGCCGCGTGTCGGACCGGCTGTTCTTCCAGATCAAGGCGACGCGGGACCACAACCTCCCGCGGACCTACCTCGACGTGCGCGCCTACCAGGACGCGTACGGCGCCGACATCGAGAGCAGCTACGCGCCGCGGGACTGGACGACGTTCCGCATGCAGCTCGACTACACCTTCTGA
- a CDS encoding bifunctional UDP-sugar hydrolase/5'-nucleotidase, which produces MSISARRLRPAAAALAFILLAAAVPSGGAGDVGAQPDPVRLHLIWTNDVHGHIAPEPARFMNPSFPPPLGGGASLANYLAGVREAAAAAGEDVLVVDVGDFFQGTPVGSKTKGDAVMAYFEALRYDVIVPGNHDFDMGRDNTERLANGTRIPFVCANLRDAEDGEIVDWCVPTLMLERAGLKIGVIGVITTGTEYMSFPANIEGLIFDPMVPVIETWRDRLRADGADLVFLLIHEGLPFDPQEGWRRIAGAGGEAETGQSESQGGTYGTVTGGATNLMEIVNAVEGIDVAVGGHTHRGYEQPWIDPMTHTLCFESFGNGSSVGHAILEIDPATGTLLGYDTPHDRGVLITLFEDELWPDPAMRRILQPYIAKTDAEMGKVVGSAAVNLTRGDPGASLMGNLVTDAMREYFDADFSFQNLGGLRADVPAGNITARDVFSVLPFGNELVVVKMPGSLIRTLVERKVAGDSGGICVSGIRMRYNKQRPDGDRVCELEIAGAPLDPERTYRVVTTTFLMEGNSGLDFLTTVPAGDIELTQITIDASLEQYLQRHSPVRPRVDDRWVEDVSAVQAPYLARPPAAD; this is translated from the coding sequence ATGAGCATCAGCGCCCGTCGCCTGCGGCCCGCGGCCGCGGCCCTGGCCTTCATCCTGCTCGCCGCCGCCGTTCCGTCCGGCGGGGCCGGGGACGTCGGCGCGCAGCCGGACCCCGTCCGCCTGCACCTGATCTGGACGAACGACGTCCACGGCCACATCGCGCCCGAGCCGGCCCGCTTCATGAACCCGTCGTTCCCGCCGCCGCTGGGCGGGGGCGCGTCGCTGGCGAACTACCTCGCCGGGGTGCGCGAGGCGGCCGCCGCCGCGGGCGAGGACGTCCTGGTGGTCGACGTGGGCGACTTCTTCCAGGGCACGCCCGTGGGCTCCAAGACCAAGGGCGACGCCGTCATGGCGTACTTCGAGGCGCTGCGCTACGACGTGATCGTGCCGGGCAACCACGACTTCGACATGGGGCGCGACAACACCGAGCGCCTGGCCAACGGCACCCGCATCCCCTTCGTCTGCGCCAACCTGCGCGACGCCGAGGACGGCGAGATCGTCGACTGGTGCGTGCCGACGCTCATGCTCGAGCGGGCCGGCCTGAAGATCGGCGTCATCGGCGTCATCACCACCGGCACCGAGTACATGTCCTTCCCGGCGAACATCGAGGGCCTGATCTTCGACCCCATGGTGCCCGTCATCGAGACCTGGCGCGACCGGCTGCGCGCCGACGGCGCCGACCTCGTCTTCCTGCTCATCCACGAGGGGCTGCCCTTCGACCCGCAGGAGGGCTGGCGCCGGATCGCCGGCGCCGGCGGCGAGGCCGAGACCGGGCAGTCGGAGTCCCAGGGCGGGACCTACGGCACCGTGACCGGCGGCGCCACCAACCTCATGGAGATCGTCAACGCGGTCGAGGGCATCGACGTCGCGGTGGGCGGCCACACGCACCGCGGCTACGAGCAGCCCTGGATCGACCCCATGACCCACACGCTCTGCTTCGAGAGCTTCGGCAACGGCTCCAGCGTGGGCCACGCCATCCTGGAGATCGACCCCGCCACCGGGACTCTGCTGGGCTACGACACGCCGCACGACCGCGGCGTCCTGATCACGCTCTTCGAGGACGAGCTGTGGCCCGACCCGGCGATGCGGCGGATCCTGCAGCCCTACATCGCGAAGACCGACGCGGAGATGGGCAAGGTCGTCGGCAGCGCGGCCGTCAACCTCACGCGCGGCGACCCCGGCGCCTCCCTGATGGGCAACCTCGTCACCGACGCGATGCGGGAGTACTTCGACGCCGACTTCTCGTTCCAGAACCTCGGCGGCCTGCGCGCCGACGTCCCCGCCGGCAACATCACGGCGCGCGACGTCTTCAGCGTGCTGCCCTTCGGCAACGAGCTGGTCGTGGTGAAGATGCCGGGCTCCCTGATCCGGACCCTGGTCGAGCGCAAGGTCGCCGGCGACTCCGGCGGCATCTGCGTCTCGGGCATCCGCATGCGCTACAACAAGCAGCGCCCCGACGGCGACCGGGTCTGCGAGCTGGAGATCGCCGGCGCCCCCCTGGACCCCGAGCGCACGTACCGCGTGGTCACCACCACCTTCCTCATGGAGGGCAACAGCGGCCTGGACTTCCTGACCACCGTGCCCGCCGGGGACATCGAGCTGACCCAGATCACGATCGACGCCTCCCTGGAGCAGTACCTGCAGCGGCACAGCCCGGTGCGCCCCCGCGTGGACGACCGCTGGGTCGAGGACGTCTCCGCCGTCCAGGCCCCCTACCTCGCGAGGCCCCCGGCGGCCGACTGA
- a CDS encoding AAA family ATPase, whose amino-acid sequence MIELKTGVANEQLRRFRLRMNRMVVGQPAATDRIADCFSRLIAGIHDPERPLLTMMFLGPTGVGKTETVRCLAESLFGDRRAFTRINCQEFSAHYNISKLLGSPPGYVGGEIRPLLAQENLDKHHLKALEKRTGMICEDGGKLADMYPPDSARRLSIVLFDEIEKAHPKMWNTLLGILEDGHLVLANNEEVDFTGSIIVLTSNVGSQAMNERLSRSGIGFRAADGDEGLDRDLESAVSREAKKIFPMEFLNRFDEQITYHTLKREHLFEILDNQISQVHHRALGSAEPFLLEVTRRAKERLVEEGTDPEYGARPLKRVVEKRIVTPVSHYICGDQIRRGDLVMIDHDGDGFVFLKEPGIDWERDEQAARVTAAGKWARTDLGVRDDGGEKKKMVEEAGHVAAPAEALTGAVID is encoded by the coding sequence GTGATCGAGCTTAAGACGGGTGTGGCCAACGAGCAGCTGCGTCGCTTTCGCCTGCGCATGAACCGCATGGTCGTGGGGCAGCCCGCCGCCACGGACAGGATCGCGGACTGCTTCAGCCGCCTGATCGCCGGGATCCACGATCCCGAGCGGCCGCTGCTGACGATGATGTTCCTGGGGCCGACCGGCGTCGGCAAGACCGAGACGGTGCGCTGCCTGGCCGAGTCGCTGTTCGGCGACCGCCGGGCCTTCACGCGCATCAACTGCCAGGAGTTCTCGGCCCACTACAACATCTCCAAGCTGCTCGGCTCGCCGCCCGGCTACGTGGGCGGCGAGATCCGGCCGCTGCTGGCCCAGGAGAACCTCGACAAGCACCACCTCAAGGCGCTCGAGAAGCGCACGGGCATGATCTGCGAGGACGGCGGCAAGCTGGCCGACATGTACCCGCCCGACTCCGCGCGCCGCCTGTCGATCGTGCTGTTCGACGAGATCGAGAAGGCCCACCCCAAGATGTGGAACACCCTGCTGGGGATCCTCGAGGACGGGCACCTGGTCCTGGCGAACAACGAGGAAGTGGACTTCACCGGCTCGATCATCGTGCTGACCTCCAACGTGGGCAGCCAGGCGATGAACGAGCGCCTGAGCCGCAGCGGCATCGGCTTCCGCGCCGCCGACGGCGACGAGGGCCTGGACCGCGACCTCGAGTCCGCCGTCTCGCGCGAGGCCAAGAAGATCTTCCCGATGGAGTTCCTGAACCGCTTCGACGAGCAGATCACCTACCACACCCTCAAGCGCGAGCACCTCTTCGAGATCCTGGACAACCAGATCTCCCAGGTGCACCACCGCGCGCTGGGCAGCGCCGAACCCTTCCTGCTGGAGGTCACCCGCCGCGCCAAGGAGCGGCTGGTCGAGGAGGGCACCGACCCCGAGTACGGCGCCCGCCCCCTGAAGCGCGTGGTGGAGAAGCGGATCGTGACGCCGGTCTCGCACTACATCTGCGGCGACCAGATCCGCCGCGGCGACCTCGTCATGATCGACCACGACGGCGACGGCTTCGTGTTCCTGAAGGAGCCCGGCATCGACTGGGAGCGCGACGAGCAGGCCGCGCGGGTCACCGCCGCCGGCAAGTGGGCGCGCACGGACCTGGGCGTGAGGGACGACGGGGGAGAGAAGAAGAAGATGGTCGAGGAGGCCGGCCACGTCGCGGCGCCCGCCGAGGCCCTGACCGGCGCCGTCATCGACTAG
- a CDS encoding PTS sugar transporter subunit IIA, with protein MQGNIAQNKAVAMDIKDVLQLTSETRFIGELQAKDKEGVLAEMADALLAGSPITNKETILEMLKSREALGSTAVGPGVAFPHGRTLAAQNLIIVVARSRAGVDFDSMDGGPTHLFFMLIAPPQDTGNQYIRSLAVLTEKMQAPALREAALKATDYAAFCQVLTEGQG; from the coding sequence ATGCAGGGAAACATCGCGCAGAACAAGGCGGTCGCCATGGACATCAAGGACGTCTTGCAGCTCACCTCGGAAACCCGCTTCATCGGGGAGCTGCAGGCCAAGGACAAGGAAGGCGTGCTCGCCGAGATGGCCGACGCCCTGCTCGCCGGATCCCCGATCACCAACAAGGAAACGATCCTGGAGATGCTCAAGAGCCGCGAGGCCCTGGGCAGCACCGCCGTCGGCCCCGGCGTGGCCTTCCCGCACGGGCGCACCCTGGCGGCGCAGAACCTGATCATCGTCGTGGCGCGCTCGCGCGCGGGCGTGGACTTCGACTCGATGGACGGCGGCCCGACCCACCTGTTCTTCATGCTGATCGCCCCGCCCCAGGACACGGGCAACCAGTACATCCGCTCGCTCGCGGTCCTGACCGAAAAGATGCAGGCCCCCGCGCTGCGCGAGGCGGCGCTGAAGGCCACCGACTACGCCGCATTCTGCCAGGTCTTGACGGAGGGACAGGGATGA
- the rsgA gene encoding ribosome small subunit-dependent GTPase A, whose product MERHDGEAGACGEGVVINAGSGHCTVVCDGREIPCRLRGRLKQGLQTERTLVVAGDRVRIAPVPGDPAIAVVEEVLPRRNRISRTSSKRERGRREQVMMANLDQVVVVQSVRQPEPSGGLIDRLLVAAERYEVEGVLCLNKVDLDPAAAAAPAWSHYSTMGYRVLLTSVVTGEGIDAFRDRLQGRISLLLGASGTGKSSLLARATGLRLRIGEVTAKTGLGRHTTTQTELYPLGNGGFIADTPGIRGFDPWDVAPIELRDWFPDFTGPAQTCRYDTCLHRDEPDCGVKRAVAGGELPAWRHAAYLGILKDLQEREDVRGPQRRRSS is encoded by the coding sequence GTGGAGCGACACGACGGGGAGGCCGGGGCCTGCGGGGAGGGCGTGGTCATCAACGCCGGCAGCGGCCACTGCACGGTGGTCTGCGACGGGCGGGAGATCCCGTGCCGGCTGCGCGGGCGGCTCAAGCAGGGGCTGCAGACCGAGCGGACGCTGGTCGTGGCCGGGGACCGGGTGCGCATCGCCCCGGTGCCCGGCGACCCGGCCATCGCCGTGGTGGAGGAGGTCCTGCCCCGGCGCAACCGGATCTCCCGGACCTCCTCCAAGCGCGAGCGGGGGCGCCGCGAGCAGGTCATGATGGCCAACCTCGACCAGGTGGTGGTCGTGCAATCGGTTCGCCAGCCCGAGCCCTCCGGCGGCCTCATCGACCGCCTGCTGGTCGCCGCCGAGCGCTACGAAGTCGAGGGGGTGCTCTGCCTGAACAAGGTGGACCTCGACCCGGCCGCCGCCGCGGCCCCGGCCTGGAGCCACTACAGCACCATGGGCTACCGGGTGCTGCTGACGTCCGTGGTCACGGGCGAGGGGATCGACGCGTTCCGCGACCGCCTGCAGGGCCGCATCTCGTTGCTGCTGGGGGCGTCGGGCACCGGCAAGAGTTCGCTGCTGGCCCGGGCCACCGGCCTGCGGCTGAGGATCGGCGAGGTGACGGCCAAGACCGGCCTGGGCCGGCACACCACGACCCAGACCGAGCTCTACCCCCTGGGCAACGGCGGTTTCATCGCCGACACGCCCGGCATCCGCGGCTTCGACCCCTGGGACGTGGCGCCGATCGAGCTGCGGGACTGGTTCCCCGATTTCACGGGGCCGGCCCAGACCTGCCGCTACGACACCTGCCTGCACCGCGACGAGCCCGACTGCGGGGTCAAGCGGGCGGTGGCCGGCGGCGAGCTGCCCGCCTGGCGGCACGCCGCCTACCTGGGCATCCTGAAGGATCTGCAGGAGCGGGAGGACGTGAGGGGGCCTCAGCGCAGGAGATCGTCGTAG
- a CDS encoding glycosyltransferase family 9 protein, which produces MKEHSIRKGFKRVVSGALARLCRRRPVTSQELFADPPRRILVVRQHNQMGDMVCATPALRALRRAFPQAELVLVCAPVNRDVVLHNPDLDRVLVFDKRACTRPAPLLRFIGELRRFRPDAAFVLNSVSYSVTSAALAAASGAPLLIGGDSLPYGYDISRHAYSLVMPSRPELDRHAVDHNLAPLEAIGIVAEDRRTVVVPAAAEAATARGIDDLVPGAGGLWILHPGAGKAQNRWPAARFAEVAARAVRDGRRVLVLQGPADGPAMAEFESATTALLAPQGLAPPPINPPVTVGVCAALLALAERFLCNDTGLMHVAGAVGVPTLALFGPTDPALWGPQAPEVVCLRGTQGRLEALDTDTVWDRWRHLPPRTGPTRG; this is translated from the coding sequence TTGAAGGAGCATTCCATCCGAAAAGGCTTCAAAAGGGTCGTTTCCGGCGCGCTGGCGCGGCTGTGCCGCCGCCGCCCGGTGACGTCGCAGGAGCTGTTCGCCGACCCGCCGCGCCGGATCCTGGTGGTGCGCCAGCACAACCAGATGGGCGACATGGTCTGTGCGACGCCGGCCCTGCGCGCCCTGAGGCGGGCCTTTCCGCAGGCCGAGCTGGTCCTGGTCTGCGCGCCGGTCAATCGGGACGTCGTCCTGCACAACCCCGACCTCGACCGGGTGCTGGTCTTCGACAAGCGGGCCTGCACGCGACCGGCGCCCCTGCTGCGCTTCATCGGCGAGCTGCGCCGCTTCCGGCCCGACGCGGCCTTCGTCCTGAACTCGGTTTCCTACTCCGTGACCAGCGCCGCGCTCGCCGCCGCCAGCGGCGCGCCGCTGCTGATCGGGGGCGACAGCCTCCCGTACGGCTACGACATCAGCCGGCACGCCTACTCGCTGGTCATGCCGTCGCGTCCCGAGCTCGACCGCCACGCCGTCGACCACAACCTCGCGCCGCTGGAGGCCATCGGGATCGTCGCCGAGGACCGCCGCACCGTGGTGGTGCCGGCGGCGGCGGAGGCGGCGACCGCGCGCGGGATCGACGATCTTGTCCCCGGCGCGGGCGGGCTCTGGATCCTGCATCCCGGCGCCGGCAAGGCGCAGAACCGGTGGCCCGCCGCGAGATTCGCCGAGGTGGCCGCCCGGGCGGTGCGCGACGGCCGCCGGGTCCTGGTCCTGCAGGGACCGGCCGACGGCCCGGCGATGGCGGAATTCGAGTCGGCGACGACCGCACTGCTGGCGCCGCAGGGCCTGGCGCCGCCGCCGATCAACCCGCCGGTCACGGTCGGGGTCTGCGCGGCGCTGTTGGCGCTGGCCGAGCGCTTCCTCTGCAACGACACCGGCCTGATGCACGTGGCCGGCGCGGTGGGGGTGCCGACCCTGGCCCTGTTCGGCCCCACCGATCCGGCCCTCTGGGGGCCCCAGGCCCCGGAAGTGGTCTGCCTGCGCGGCACGCAAGGGCGCCTCGAGGCGCTGGACACCGACACCGTCTGGGATCGCTGGCGGCACCTGCCCCCGCGGACCGGCCCAACCAGGGGTTAG